Genomic segment of Trichoderma breve strain T069 chromosome 7 map unlocalized scaffold00007, whole genome shotgun sequence:
TACTACTCCGAAGGCGCGGATTTCGACGCTCCTCTGGCCAACTTTGATTCTGTCAAGACTTCCAAGAGGCTGAGGGAGAAGGTCAAATCGGCCGTCAAGTTCGTCAAAAAGGACTTTTGGGGCGACCTCGTCCATGGATTGTACGTGTTCACACTTCACACACGGTATTTTGcatctgatgatgatggcgctAACCCACATCTCGCAGGGTCGATTCTTCAAAATCAGAGTTCAAGGCGGCTCGGTTCATCAGGAAGCGAGGCAAAGGTATGTACAAGGCCATGGGGGACCCGGAGGACGTAGAGGAGAGCGACATTGTTGACATATGCCTCGACCTTTCAGACCCGGCATCCAACCCCAACATCCTGCCTTCTACGCCGCTGCAAAACCCGCTCCCACTGCCAGTCTCGCTTCCAGACACCAGCAGCTTTGCCCGTATTGAGCAGCCCGACGTGTCACCTTCTCCTACCCGACCAAGAAAGACATCAGAGATCTCCGACATCACCGTTGGTTCTACACATACGCGTGCTACCGATGCTAGCTCTGTGGGCTCCGTCGAAACCGCACAGTCTTCAGTCGTTGCTGAAGAATCCTCCTCTTCTGAGTTGCAGGATGCAAAGGAGGCCTCGTCCGAGTTGGCTGTAGtggctgaggaagaggaagcatCCACTTCTCCGGCTGTCGAAGAAACAGAAGTCGAAGCTGCAGTCGAAGTCGAAACcgaagttgaagttgaagttgaagttgacgccgaagctgatgctgaagttgaagctgatACCGAGGTAAATGCCGAGGCTGAAGTTGATAAAGTCGAGGCTGAAGTTGAGGTTGAGACcgaggttgatgctgatgctgaagctgaacCCAAAGCTGATGCTGAAGTGGATACTGAAGTCGAGGCCGAAatcgaggctgaggttgatGCTAATGCCGAAGTCGAAGTCGAAGTTGAAGACGAGGTCGAAGCTGAGGTAGAAatcgaagctgaagctgaagttgaagccgagGTTGACACCGAAACTGACGCTGAAGTTGATGtggttgaagctgaagccgaagccgaagctgaAATCgagattgaagctgaagctgaggttgaagctgaagttgatgctgaagttgatgaagttgaagccgaAGTTGAAGCCGAGGCTGATGTTGATAAGGTTGATGCTgaagttgaggttgaggttgatgtgACCGCCGCAGATTCGTCAGATTCATCATACCAGGACACCATGACTGAAACTACCGACGCTACTGGTGCTCCTGCAACAACCATGACTCCTTCTTCCGGCGTCGTTGCCACCAGGAGAAAGATGAATTATGTTTCACCTCAAGCCGCACAGACAGCCTACTTTATGGTGCAGAATAGTGGTAACTGGCTTCGCTACCTCATGGCCAACCACGGTCAGGGTGCCCAAAAGCTGGGATCTACCTTTTTCGACTCGCCCATCATCCTCGCTACACCTCCACAGGCCCTAAGCCCGGACGGCATGACGCGTGTGTATTTCATGTCACAAGCCACgaaagagcaagatgaagtgGTTTATGACCAGAATGGACGCCCAATTCAGACTCGCAAGGGCGACAAATCAGTCAAGGAATGGGTCGTCGGAACCGCCAAGATCTCGACCCAGGCTCTCACCATGCATCttggcaagcagctcgagaaTAGGAATGCCAGACTCCTACCAGCGCCTCCGCCCGCGGTGCGCGAGGTCGACTCGGTCGTTGGTCCCAACAACCGACTGATAGAGATGACCGATGCGCCAGGCATTCCTCAAGCTATCCTAGTCACAACGCCCCCTGTCGAGGATGTCCGGGAGGGCGATATTGTGCAGGAAGAGCACGACGACGGCTTTGTTCATATCGAGACCAATGTACTCGACCAGCTGGTCGAGGAGGCGGTATCCGATAACGCAGACGACGCCGAtaagaagggcaagggagTGATGAAGGCTGAGAGGAAATCCCGTTCTAAGGGCAAGCTTCCGAGCTCCAAACACAGATCCAAGACAGACGTGAAGAGTTCCAAATCCAGgatcaagaagatgaccaAGGTGGATCAAACGACGGATGCCAGTACAAGCGCGAGGGCACATGTCAGGTTTGATATCCCGGTTGACGCTGATAGTGTCCCGCCTCGCAAACCATCCAAGGTATATACTCCTCCTTTCAGCCGGAAATCTTGGCGAGATGTGGAGCCTCAGATTGAGCCACAGGTCATGTACGATGCCACGAGCGGATACAACTTTTTGCAAGTGGAAGACGTCCAAGTCTTTTCGTTCTCGACGTCCTCCCACGACACGGTGCTGCGCACTGCTCCCGTCGCCCCCGCGGCGgttgaggagggcgagggcatCGGTGTCTGGTCACCCCCCGTCGTCGGCATTTTCTCTTGGATGTGGGATTATTTGGGAGGAGCACCCAAAGTCGCTCCTGTGCATTAATCCTTGCTTTTCAGGATGCAAAACGACGCGACGAAGGTGGTTACTGaggtgagagagagcgagCTCGACATGCATCTGTAATGACATGGAGGGCATTGAAACGGGCAAACCGCCTTTGGAACAAGGGGTTTGACAATCTGGAATTATCAACAGCATTGCGATGGCGCATgggtcttcttttttaaaacACCACTTTGCACgcatctctttcttttgtttttattcTACACATTTCTCGCTTGGGGCCAAGACTGGGATTGAGCTCCCTTGCGACTCATCGTCGTCACGAACACTCGTTTATTCCCTTTGttacagaaaaagaaagaaaatacgACGGATAATGATGacgaaagaaagagaaaacgaTACAAAGGCAAACGAGGGATACAATGGCAAATTGGACATGGGACTAGCATATACGAAATTATGAAACACGATATATAAACACGGTATGGACAGATGGGATATGGGAAAGACTTGGCCGGAAACAGATTGTAAGCCATTTATAGATAGATTATAGCATTTGAAAATGATTGATGTCAAGCTTTAGCCTGCTTATTTGACTCACTTCTTTTATCTATATTGCCTGTTGAGTTGTTTGCTAAGCTGTGATGGCCATTTGTTGGCTTCTCATGCCTCAAGATCAAGTATTACAAAGTATCACACTTAGCCGCAGCGGAAAGGGAGTGTAGATATAGTTGGTTCTTGTATGAAAATAAATTTACGGGGTGAAGAATTACATTGCAATGAATACTCTCTTTGTCTACATGCCGGAAAATAACCTGAAAATTAAATATGCAGCGATTTCGAGTCCTAAAAAAATATCTCATCCAACTATCTATATGCTTCAGTATGTGTTGTGGCAGGTATCAGCTGTGCTGGTGCTCAATATTAAACTTGGTCTAGCCCTGTTCCTTGAGAAACCAATGAATCCTGCTATGTCTGTTAGATTTCTTGTGAAACTATCCATGATATATGATAGGGTGTAGAGCTTACTATAACATTTGCAGGAAGGTATTTGCCCCATTTCACTGCCGTCGTGCTGTTGCCAATCCAAACCTGGCCGCTCGATTCCCTCTCCACTGCCTTGACGTATTTCTCGCAATACTCTTCGGTGCTCATTTtcgcaccgccgccgcctaGGGCACGTTCTCTGATAGCTTCCTCTGCGCCCTTGTAAAGAGAAGTCGAAGGTAGCTGAAACCCAGTGTTTTCTGATCCAAGGTTGCTGTTAACGACTCCCGTGACAACTGTGAGTACTTTGACGCCAAATGAAGCCATTTCGAGGCGTAGCGTCTCGCTCAGAATCATTACGGCTGATTTCGATGCGGCATACGCTCCTAACTGAAGTCAGAAAATGGAGTCAATATCTAGAACTTGCTTTGACTTACCTCCGAAAGGGACATTCAAGTAGCCCGCTATAGAGCCAGTATTGGCAATAGTTCCCTTTGCCTTAATAATAAGAGGAGAAAATGCCTTTATCATCGCCCAAGGGCCCCAGAGGTTAACATTAAACATTTTTCtagcctcttcttcatcagtgTTCAACACTGGCATCATCATTAATGCGCCGGCGTTGTTACAAAGGCAATCGAGACTTCCTCCAGTCTCGTTCTTCACTGCTTCGACAACAGCCTCGATGCTCGATGAAGAGGTTACGTCGAGTGCAAGGAGTTGGACGTTGGGGAGGTTTGTTAAGCTTGCCATTTTTGAGATGTTGCGGGTTGTTGCAAAGACTTTCCAGCCGTGCTTTTGGAAAGAAAGGGCTAAGCCTGCGCCGATTCCTCCATCGCTGCAGCCTGTGATGAAAACGGATTTCGGTGACATATCTTAAGACGGGTTGATGTTGTATCAGAGAAAAATTGTTAGATGGTAAAAAGCAGAATAGGCGAGCAGAGAAGATGGTTCAGGAAATGGCTGATCAGGGTGAAGGAGTGTAACAGAGATGATAGAATAGAATAGACTGAAAAGCTTCAGCAACTATttagaaatatatataatagttcTTATACACTCATACCATTGGCATATGTTTTCGAGTCGGGTCAACTATGCACCGCCCAATTCCAACGGAACACCAAGTTGGAAAAGAATGCTGATTGGTTGCCTGGATCAATATCATTATGCTGACTACAAATGACTGGAATAGGAAGTGAGGGCGAAATATAGTCGGCATAAATGATTTCTTTAAGACAAAATATTTTCATATTAATCAAGAACCCGCATTATGCTCACAACTAACTCCGTAATGTATACCAACTCTTCTCAGCTTATAAATGATAGACTCCTGCTTATTCTCTATCTTACT
This window contains:
- a CDS encoding short chain dehydrogenase domain-containing protein encodes the protein MASLTNLPNVQLLALDVTSSSSIEAVVEAVKNETGGSLDCLCNNAGALMMMPVLNTDEEEARKMFNVNLWGPWAMIKAFSPLIIKAKGTIANTGSIAGYLNVPFGGAYAASKSAVMILSETLRLEMASFGVKVLTVVTGVVNSNLGSENTGFQLPSTSLYKGAEEAIRERALGGGGAKMSTEEYCEKYVKAVERESSGQVWIGNSTTAVKWGKYLPANVIDSLVSQGTGLDQV